The DNA region TGGTGAAACAACAGTTCTGTTTGGCATTCTCTTTGTAGGAACTTCATTCACTCTGGCAATGGGTTGGGATTTACTGACCTTGGGTGTCTATGGATTCTTTGCAGGACTTGTCTCACTTCTAATTGGCTTTCGCATCATAAACCTGGGACTCATACCGATTTCTCTGCCGGCAGGAATTGGATTCATTCTAGTCGGCTTAGGAGGAATTTTTTCTGCACCAACGCTCTATTTAAAACAATCGGTTTTTGCGGAGTATTGGAGGAGTCGTGTTAATTGCGGCAGTTCTCATCTTTCCAGAGTGACAAAAGAGGGGTAAAGGTCTGTGGTAGCAAGAATTAAAACAATGTCGTCTAATCTGACATTTCCCCCCCCACCCTACCGCTCCTTTCAGCAGGACGCGGTAGGGTGCGATATTCGGGATAATTAAGCGTTT from Microcoleus sp. FACHB-68 includes:
- a CDS encoding DUF981 family protein, producing the protein MPDSRLWCSRCDRFTHWLTHEFDLAIPGSLNIAFGETTVLFGILFVGTSFTLAMGWDLLTLGVYGFFAGLVSLLIGFRIINLGLIPISLPAGIGFILVGLGGIFSAPTLYLKQSVFAEYWRSRVNCGSSHLSRVTKEG